Genomic DNA from Alistipes indistinctus YIT 12060:
ACAACGAGGGCGGAAGGCTGCAAAGCACAACTGACGACTCCTGTTATGGAAGTTACCAGCAAAGCCTACACACAGGCTGCAGGCAAGAAAGCGATGGAAGAAGCGCTGGCGGCCGCAGACGGAGCTCAAATCGGTGCGGTTTATGCCATGGACGACGATGTGGCGATAGGAGTACTAACCGCCCTGCAGGAAGCGGAAAACACGACCGTGAAAACTGTGGTCGGTTGCGGCGGCTCGCAAACTTTCCTGCTTTTAATTCACACGACGGCTGGCCTCAATCTGGCGACCACCGTTTACTCCCCGGAGAGCATCGAGCAATGCGTGGATATTGCAAATACCCTGACTATACAGGGAACACAGCCCGCTCAAAAGGAGTATATCACAGAGATGCCGCTCGTCGACCGGAACAACGCCGCCGACTATATCAATCCGGCGTCACGCTACTGAACCGGCCGGATACTGACCCGCATAGCGGTATCGACCGGAAGCGGACGGTGACCGGAAAGGTAATCCATCAGCAAATCGGTCACTTTCAAATCCAACGCACGGCCGCTGCCCCGCAGCGGAAACACATAGGTCGAATGCAGGTAATCCGGAAGCGTCACCTGAAATACGCGGGTTTCGTCCGTCAATTGCCGCCCGTCGCGATCGAAAAACAGCACATCCACACCCTGTTTCTCGACATTCGTAACGATGGTGTACGTGCCTCCGGCAGGGTAAATATCGACCGTATGCCCTTCCTTACCGTTATAATTGAACTTATTCAGGATCAATTCCCGCAAATCGGACAATCTCATCGGCAACTGGTATAACACGCTGCCGAAGGGCTCCATAGCAAAAACATCGGCGACTGTAAAGGGAGCTGCAGCATGGGTATCGATCCGCATCCCGTTCCAATTGTAAAAAGCGAAATCGGTTTGGGTCCGGGCGAGAATCGCATCGACCTGCAAATTCAGCAAAGCGACTTTATCCATCGGCACTGTCGTTTCACCGACCCGGCGGAGGAGTTCGGGAGCCTGCTCATACTGCCTGACCAAAGCCGCAATCTTCGGGTCGGGCGAAATCGTATCGAGCGGAACCAGATGGTTCTCGATTCCGATCAGGCGGCGGTTGCGGAATTTCAACCGGGTAATCCCGGCATATTGCAAACCCTTGCCGGTTTGTGTAATCAGCACTCCATTAACGGACTTGCCCCCGCCAGCGAGCACAGTATGCGAATGCCCCCCTACAATCAGCCTCAGCTGCGGCATCTGTTCGGCCAGGGTCGAATCCAAATCGACTCCCAAATGAGTCAAGCCGACCAGCAGGTCGCAGCTATCCTTGAGATTTCTATAACGTAATGCAGTGCGCAGTGGGTCGGAAAATCCTACTCCGCTGAAATTCTCCAGTCGCCCATCGGGATACCCTCCCCGCGACGTGTCGAGCAACCCGAGAAAACCGAGTTTCACCCCGTCGACCGTCCGAAAACTATAAGCCGGCAATGCCGGGAA
This window encodes:
- a CDS encoding bifunctional metallophosphatase/5'-nucleotidase; this translates as MMKLFSCFYPVVFVAAVLWTGCAAQKHHTEVVIVSTNDIHAAIDRMPALATLVERTRAVNPNVLVLDAGDKWTGNPYVDLNKEVGLPIVALLDSIGYDLSTVGNHGFDHGVALLGERIRHARFETVLANVISDTACFPALPAYSFRTVDGVKLGFLGLLDTSRGGYPDGRLENFSGVGFSDPLRTALRYRNLKDSCDLLVGLTHLGVDLDSTLAEQMPQLRLIVGGHSHTVLAGGGKSVNGVLITQTGKGLQYAGITRLKFRNRRLIGIENHLVPLDTISPDPKIAALVRQYEQAPELLRRVGETTVPMDKVALLNLQVDAILARTQTDFAFYNWNGMRIDTHAAAPFTVADVFAMEPFGSVLYQLPMRLSDLRELILNKFNYNGKEGHTVDIYPAGGTYTIVTNVEKQGVDVLFFDRDGRQLTDETRVFQVTLPDYLHSTYVFPLRGSGRALDLKVTDLLMDYLSGHRPLPVDTAMRVSIRPVQ